TCGCCGGTGACCAGCGCGGTGAGGCGCGGCTGCTCGTAGCCGTACGTGAGCCAGTGCGTGCGGTCGAGCACCACGTCGAAGTGGCTCCCCGGCAGCCACTCGGCCGCGTCGGGCGTCGCGCCGGGGCTCGTGGCCGCGAGCAGCTCGCGCGCCTCGGCCGACGTGTCGGCGCGCGCACGCGCGGCGCGCGCGGAGTCGGCCTTTCCGGCGGTGTCCGGCTTCGCGTCCTCGCCGACGCGGCGCGCCGTGGTGAGCCCCACGTCCTCGCGCGCCGCCCACGCCGCGGCGTTGCCCATCGCGACCAGCGTCCCGCCGGCGCGCACCCACGCCTTCAGGCGATCGACGGCGTCCTTGCCGACGAAGTCGCCCACGCCGTACGCGTCGGGGAGGACCACGACGTCGAAGCGCGACAGCGCGCCCGGCATCGACCGCCAGTTGAGGTGCGTGAAGTCGACGCCGTAGCGGCGGTCGAGCGTCCACCAGAGCGCGCCGAACGCCGTCTGCGACACGCCCTCGTCGCCGACGACCGCCACGCGCGGCCGCTTCAGCGCCACGACCTGCTCCGCGCCGATGCCGAGCTTCGCGCGCTCGGTGAAGGCGCTCGCCACCGGCGTCACCTCGACGCCCGCCTCGCGCGCCAGCCGATCGACCAGCGCGTGCACGGTGGTGTCGTTGCGCGACGTGCGCACGACGAAGGTCCCGCGCGGCCACAGCCGCCCGCCGGCCTCCGTGCTGTCGGTGACCACGGTGACGCGCACGCCGTGCGCGAGCAGCTGCCACGCGAGGCGCGACGCGTTGGTGCGCTCGGGGCCGAACACGTACGCGCTCTGCGCGCGCGTGCCGCCCGTCACGCCGCCGCCCAGCGGCGCCGCCAGCAGCTCGCTGCCGGGCGACGCCTCGCTGAAGGTCGACGCGGCGGGACCGGTGAGCGCGATCGGCGCCGCGGCGCCGGCCGTCGCCGACGCGAGCGCCGGACCGGGGCGCCCCGCATCCGGGAGCGCGAGCAGCGCGCCCGTCACCGGCGCGGCGTCCTCGGTCCACCACGCCTCGACGCCGAACGCCACCGGCAGCGACCACGCGGTGATGTCGTAGAACTCGTACTGCTCCTTGAAGCCCGCGCTCCCGCGCCGCTGGTTGCGTGCGAAGCGCTGCTCCTGCAGCCGCTGGAACTCGGGATCGAGCACCGGCGCCGGCTCGAGGATCGCGCGCGCGAGGCGCCCCTGCGGCTGCGCGAGATCCACGACGTACGTACCGGCACCGAAGCGGCGCGCCGCCGCCGCGTCGCCCGCCGCCGTGCCCTGGCCGTAGGCGTGCGCGCGCGCGCTCTGGAACGGCGCGTCGGCGCGCCGCACCTCGATCCCCGCGCGCAGCAGCGCGGCCGCCAGCTCGGCGGCGCGCAGCGGATCGCGCTCCGACGAGAAGGCGTAGCGCCGCACGCGCCCCGCGCGCCCGTCCTCGACGGCGCGGCGGCGGAAGGCGAGGTAGTCGGCGACGCGCTCGCGCGCGCCCGCCGCCGTCGCCTCGACGGTCGACATCGCCGACACCCAGTGCTTCGCGATCCCGTCGCGGAACGAGAGCTTGGAGCCGTCCTCGCGCTCCCACAGCAGCCCCTTCCACCCGCCGCCGTCGGTCTCGTACGTCATCCCGGTCGCGCCGGTGAGCGACGGCCAGGTGTCCCAGTAGCCCGGGTAGTACAGGTCGAAGTAGGAGCGCACGTAGTACTGCCAGCCGTAGCGGTCGAACGCGGCGGCGTTCGCGCGGCCGATGCGCGTCAGCCACTTCTCCGACTCGGCCCCGATGTGCTCGTTCACGGGGCGCGCGGCGGGCGGGAAGAAGTACGTGCTCACCTGGCCGTGCTGGTCCACCGCCACCTGCGGATGCCAGCGCAGCATGCCGCGCATGATCGCCTGCACCTCGGGCTGCGTGCTGGCGATGACGTCGCGGTTCAGGTCGAACCGGTAGTGGTTGAAGCGCCCCTGGATCGACCAGGGCTCGTCGTGCTCGAAGCTCTGGTTGGCCGGGTCGCGGCGCGCCACCGAGTTGTACCAGACGCTGAAGCGCTCGTGGCCGTCGGGGTTCGAGCTCGGGTTCAGCACGACGATCGCGTTGCGCAGCGCGGCGACCGTCGCCGGCTCGTCGCTCGCGGCCAGCTGGTAGAGCAGCTGCATCCCGCTCTCGAAGCCGGGCGACTCGTTGCCGTGCACGCTCTCGCTGATCCACACCACGGCCGGCGTGCGCGCGGCCAGCGCGTCGATCTCCGCGGCGCTTCCCGCGCGCGGGTCGGCGATGCGATCGAGGTCGCGCCGGATCTCGTCGAGGCGCGCGATGTTCTCGGGGCTCGACGCGACGAAGAGCCGCATCCGCCGCCCCTCGTGCGTGGCGCCGATCTCCTCCACGCGCACCCGCTCGGGCGCCGCGGCCGCGATGGCGAGCAGCACGCGCTCCTGCTCGGCGTACTGCGTGTTGCGGTCGCCCAGGCGGTAGCCGAGGAGCGCCTCGGGGCGGGGGACGGCGGGGCGATAGGGGCCGCGCGCCTCGAACGAGAAGGCGCGGTCGTCGCGCAGCGAGTCGCGCACGGCGGCGCCGATGGGCGGCTGCGCGGCGAGCACCGCGGGGCGGGATGCGAGCGCGGCGGACAGCGCCAGCAGGGCGGCCACCGCGGGGCGGCCGGGACGTCGCAGGGGCATCGAGAGGACCGGGGTCGGGAAGGGTGGTCGCGCGGGCTGAAGGTGCGGGCCCGGCCGCACCGAGACAAGCGCACGTCGGGCCGCGTCACCTGCCACTCGCACGCGAACGCTCCGGCGCCGCGCGATGAACCGGCGTGCTTGTTGAGCGACGGCGTGACATGCGCGGCGCCGCACGGCGCCGCTCCGACCCCAGCCTTCCGGAGTACCCCATGCCCGAGAGCTCCACTTCCAGTCGCCGGCGCACGTGGGCCGACGTGGTCGCGATCGTCGCCGGCGTCGCGGCCATCGGCCTCGCGATGTGGCCCAACCTCGCCGCCGACGAGGGGCCCACGGGCGTCGCGCTCGGCAGCGGCACCCTGGCGTCGTTCGCCGCCGGTGGGCTCGCGATCGCCGCGGTCTTCATGGCCCAGCGCTCGCCCGGCACCGCGCGCATCCCGCTCGCGCTCGGCGGCGTGCTCCTGCTGCTCTCGCCGTTCGTCTTCGCCCGCTCGGCGGGCGTCGTCCCGACGCTGCAGATGGTCCTCGGCGCGCTGATGCTCGTGGCCGCGCCGTTCATCGGCCGGCTGCCCGACGAGCCGTCCGAGCTCGCGCGCGACGACCCGCGCCCGCGTCTCTGATGGCTCAGACGTCCTAAGGCTCCCCGGCGCGCCCGGAGGCGGGACCCGGGCGCGCCCTCCTCCCCCTTTCGTGACCAGCAAGGCGCGGCTAAGTTAGTCGCTCCTAACTAAGTGACGCGGTCGCCCGAACTCGTCTCTTCGGCGCCGCGCGGTCCGGTCACCTCGCCACCCATGCCCGCCGCCAGTCTGCGCGCCTCCAGCGGTCGCATCTCCGCGGCCGCGCCCGTGGTCCTCGCGCTGCTCGCCGTGTCCACGGTCTCGCGCACGGGGACCGCACAGCCGGCCGTCGCGCGGGTCGTCGGCGGTGTGGCGGGCCGCGTCGTGGACACGGCCGGCGTCCCGCTCGCCGACGTGCGCGTCCGCCTCGTGGAGCTGGGCCGCACGCGCGTCACCGGCGCGGACGGCCAGTGGCGCTTCTCGGCCGTCGCGCCGGGCTCGTACACGCTGAGCGTCTCACGTCTGGGGCACGTGCCGGAGACGCGGCGCGTCGCGGTGCCGGGCGACGGGCGTGACCTGGACGTCGTGCTGCGCGCCGCGCGCGTGCAGCTGGCCGCGGTGCAGGTCACCGCGACGACCGGCGCGACGCGCGCCCAGGATTCGCCGCAGCCGACCGCCGTCATGGAGGGCGCCGAGCTGCGCACGAGCCAGGGCGCCGCGCTCGGCGAGACGCTGGAGCAGGTGCCCGGCGTCCGCAGCCTCTCGATGACGACCGGCATCGGCAAGCCGGTCATCCGCGGCATGACGCACTACCGCGTCGTGACGCTCGACAACGGGCAGCGCAGCGAGACGCAGGCGTGGGGACACGACCACTCGCCCAACGTCGAGACCGCGACGGCCGAGCGGGTGGAGGTGATCAAGGGGCCGTCGAGCGTGCTGTACGGATCGGACGCGCTGGGTGGCGTGGTGAACGTGATCGCGCCGCCGGTGCCCGACGCGCTGGACGGCGCCGCCTTCGTGCGTGGGCGCGCGAGCACGCTCTACAACCACAACGTGCGCGGCACCGACGGCACCCTGAGCGTCGAGGGCGCGCGCGGCGGGCTGGGGGCACGCATGGCGCTCACCGCGCGCAGCAGCGGCGCGATGCGCACGCCGGCGGGCGTGCTCGCCAACACCGACAACCGCGCCGTCGCCACCGAGGGCGCGCTCGGCTGGCGCGGCGTGCGCGGCACGGTGACCGCGCGCTACGCGGGCCGCGACGAGCGCATCGAGATCTTCGACGATCCCGCGACGAGCCCCGGCTACACGGGCTTCCAGCGCATCGGCACGTACCGCGCGACGGTCGAGGCGACGCTGCCGCTGGGCGGCGCGCGCCTGCAGGCCAACGCCGGCTACGAGCAGAACCTGCGGCGCGAGTTCGCGGGTGCGGCCGCGGTCTCGCCCGACCTCGGGCTGTTCGTGCGCAACTGGACGGCGTTCGCGCACCTGCACCACGCGCCGGTCGGTCCGTTCTCCGGCACGCTCGGCGTGTCGGGGATGACGAGCCGCTTCCAGAACCGCGGCAGCAGGACGCTGATCCCTGGGAGCGACTCGCGCACGGCCGCCGTGTACGCGTTCGAGCAGGCGGAGCTCGGGCGCTGGCGCACGACGTTCGGCGCGCGCCTCGACCACCGCACGCTGGCGACGGACGGCGACGCGACCATCGGCGTGCCCGGGCAGCGGCGCGCGTTCCCCGCGCTGACGGGAAGCGCGGGCGTGCTGTACCGACTTTCCGCGCCGGTCGCGCTGGTGGCGAACGTCGCCCGCGGCTTCCGCGCGCCGGCCGCGCCGGACCTGTGGGCGAACGGCTTCCACGAGGGCACGCGCGCGTTCGAGCGCGGGCAGCCGGACCTCGACGTCGAGACGTCGCTCAACACGGAGGCGGGCGTGCGCATCAATGCCTCCACGCTGACCGCCGAGGTGACCGGCTACGTCAACCGCGTGCGGGACTACATCTACCTGCGGCCGTTCGGCACGGGGCGCGGGCTGTTCGACTCGCTGCAGGTGGTGCAGGGCGACGCGCGCCTGGTGGGCGTCGAGGGGCGGGCCGCGTATCGCCCGCTGTCGTTCGTCACGCTGCAGCTCTCGGGCGACTGGGTGCATGGCGAGAACGTGACGGCCGGCGTGCCGCTCACCTTCATCCCGCCGCCGCGCCTCGTGTACGGGCTGCGCGTGGAGCGCGAGCGTGCGTGGCGCGGCCTGCGTGGGCTCTACGCCACCGCGTCGGCGGAGACGAACGCGCGCCAGTCGCGCATCGACCCGCGCGACCTGGCGCCGCCGGGCTACACGGTCACCACCCTCGGCGCCGGTGCGATGCGGATGCTGCCACGCGGGCCGCTCACCGTGGACCTGACGCTCCGCAACGCGCTCGACGTGCGATACCGCAGCTTCATGAGCCGGTACAAGGCGTTCGCGGACGCGCCGGGAAGGGCGGCTATCCTGCGGGTCGGAGCTCCGCTGTAGCGGCGCTGCGGGCTGCGGGCTGCGGATCTCGAACCCCGGACACCTCGGCGCGCCGGACCTGTTGGCCTGTTGGGGGATGCGGATGCTCCGGATCCGAACGGATCATGCGGATCGCTCCGTGTGGCGCCTGGGACCTCGCCGCTACGCGGGACGATCCGAAGGATCCGTTCGCATCCGGAGCATCCGCATCCCTCCCAGAGGCCACAGGGGACCGGCGCGCCGGCCGGTGAACGGC
This Roseisolibacter agri DNA region includes the following protein-coding sequences:
- a CDS encoding M14 family metallopeptidase, coding for MPLRRPGRPAVAALLALSAALASRPAVLAAQPPIGAAVRDSLRDDRAFSFEARGPYRPAVPRPEALLGYRLGDRNTQYAEQERVLLAIAAAAPERVRVEEIGATHEGRRMRLFVASSPENIARLDEIRRDLDRIADPRAGSAAEIDALAARTPAVVWISESVHGNESPGFESGMQLLYQLAASDEPATVAALRNAIVVLNPSSNPDGHERFSVWYNSVARRDPANQSFEHDEPWSIQGRFNHYRFDLNRDVIASTQPEVQAIMRGMLRWHPQVAVDQHGQVSTYFFPPAARPVNEHIGAESEKWLTRIGRANAAAFDRYGWQYYVRSYFDLYYPGYWDTWPSLTGATGMTYETDGGGWKGLLWEREDGSKLSFRDGIAKHWVSAMSTVEATAAGARERVADYLAFRRRAVEDGRAGRVRRYAFSSERDPLRAAELAAALLRAGIEVRRADAPFQSARAHAYGQGTAAGDAAAARRFGAGTYVVDLAQPQGRLARAILEPAPVLDPEFQRLQEQRFARNQRRGSAGFKEQYEFYDITAWSLPVAFGVEAWWTEDAAPVTGALLALPDAGRPGPALASATAGAAAPIALTGPAASTFSEASPGSELLAAPLGGGVTGGTRAQSAYVFGPERTNASRLAWQLLAHGVRVTVVTDSTEAGGRLWPRGTFVVRTSRNDTTVHALVDRLAREAGVEVTPVASAFTERAKLGIGAEQVVALKRPRVAVVGDEGVSQTAFGALWWTLDRRYGVDFTHLNWRSMPGALSRFDVVVLPDAYGVGDFVGKDAVDRLKAWVRAGGTLVAMGNAAAWAAREDVGLTTARRVGEDAKPDTAGKADSARAARARADTSAEARELLAATSPGATPDAAEWLPGSHFDVVLDRTHWLTYGYEQPRLTALVTGDSFFRLSRDGSNVAVFPARGPMHRAGFQWPGNTERLMRNAALVLEEPLGGGHVVLFGNDPTFRGWWRAWDRMVLNALLLGPSF
- a CDS encoding TonB-dependent receptor, with product MPAASLRASSGRISAAAPVVLALLAVSTVSRTGTAQPAVARVVGGVAGRVVDTAGVPLADVRVRLVELGRTRVTGADGQWRFSAVAPGSYTLSVSRLGHVPETRRVAVPGDGRDLDVVLRAARVQLAAVQVTATTGATRAQDSPQPTAVMEGAELRTSQGAALGETLEQVPGVRSLSMTTGIGKPVIRGMTHYRVVTLDNGQRSETQAWGHDHSPNVETATAERVEVIKGPSSVLYGSDALGGVVNVIAPPVPDALDGAAFVRGRASTLYNHNVRGTDGTLSVEGARGGLGARMALTARSSGAMRTPAGVLANTDNRAVATEGALGWRGVRGTVTARYAGRDERIEIFDDPATSPGYTGFQRIGTYRATVEATLPLGGARLQANAGYEQNLRREFAGAAAVSPDLGLFVRNWTAFAHLHHAPVGPFSGTLGVSGMTSRFQNRGSRTLIPGSDSRTAAVYAFEQAELGRWRTTFGARLDHRTLATDGDATIGVPGQRRAFPALTGSAGVLYRLSAPVALVANVARGFRAPAAPDLWANGFHEGTRAFERGQPDLDVETSLNTEAGVRINASTLTAEVTGYVNRVRDYIYLRPFGTGRGLFDSLQVVQGDARLVGVEGRAAYRPLSFVTLQLSGDWVHGENVTAGVPLTFIPPPRLVYGLRVERERAWRGLRGLYATASAETNARQSRIDPRDLAPPGYTVTTLGAGAMRMLPRGPLTVDLTLRNALDVRYRSFMSRYKAFADAPGRAAILRVGAPL